In the genome of Deinococcus deserti VCD115, one region contains:
- a CDS encoding SRPBCC family protein, whose product MSESIHIKQNIVVRARPDVLYRLALEPRRRVKWDPNLVKADYQGGDGRLANNALVRFKFARRLLGLSFTAKYGQLQAPQRGGWESVRHVGPLEKLTQAWSFKPMPGGTDVTLTLNARVRYGWVRRPVERMLHNLVMSTLLELQRQVDAQGAQLMEDMGRELQEKQKAEQKAAKEAAKAARRKK is encoded by the coding sequence ATGTCCGAGTCGATACACATCAAGCAGAACATTGTCGTGCGCGCCCGCCCGGACGTGCTGTACCGTCTCGCGCTGGAACCCCGTCGCCGCGTGAAATGGGACCCCAACCTCGTCAAGGCCGACTACCAGGGTGGGGACGGCCGGCTGGCCAACAACGCCCTGGTGCGCTTCAAGTTTGCCCGGCGGCTGCTGGGGCTGAGCTTTACCGCCAAGTACGGACAGCTTCAGGCGCCTCAGCGTGGAGGCTGGGAAAGTGTTCGACATGTGGGCCCCCTGGAGAAGCTGACTCAGGCGTGGAGCTTTAAGCCCATGCCCGGGGGGACGGACGTCACGCTGACCCTCAACGCGCGGGTGCGCTACGGCTGGGTGCGCCGGCCCGTGGAGCGCATGCTGCACAATCTGGTCATGTCCACGCTGCTGGAACTGCAGCGCCAGGTAGACGCTCAGGGCGCCCAGCTGATGGAAGACATGGGCCGCGAGTTGCAGGAAAAACAGAAGGCAGAACAGAAAGCGGCCAAAGAAGCGGCCAAGGCCGCGCGCCGTAAAAAGTAG
- a CDS encoding YdcF family protein: MRARGSTLSLLPVMIIAVLAASFVLSSGLRAPRAVTPHPTLVVLGAAQYAGRPSPAFERRLIHALRLYRAGGVERIVVTGGRRPGDPYSEGEVGVTFLAFHGVPAQALLAETRSRTTIENLRNARTSLPPQTPVTLVTDEAHTPRALALARALGLDANANASPLGARPDLRYLLREKLALVAYALIGIRA, translated from the coding sequence ATGCGCGCCCGAGGCTCCACGTTGTCCCTGCTACCCGTCATGATCATTGCTGTCCTGGCGGCCAGCTTCGTGCTTTCTTCTGGTCTCCGCGCGCCAAGGGCTGTAACGCCGCACCCTACGCTGGTGGTGCTCGGGGCCGCCCAGTACGCCGGACGGCCCAGTCCTGCCTTTGAACGCCGGCTGATCCATGCCCTGCGGCTGTACCGTGCGGGCGGCGTCGAGCGCATCGTCGTGACCGGAGGCCGCCGACCCGGTGATCCCTACAGCGAAGGGGAAGTCGGCGTGACCTTTCTGGCCTTCCATGGTGTGCCGGCCCAGGCTCTGCTGGCCGAAACCCGCAGCCGCACCACCATTGAAAACCTGCGTAATGCACGCACCTCTTTACCGCCCCAGACGCCCGTAACCCTGGTCACTGACGAAGCCCATACGCCCCGCGCGCTGGCCCTGGCCCGTGCCCTGGGGCTCGACGCCAATGCCAACGCCAGTCCGCTGGGGGCCCGGCCCGACCTGCGCTACCTGCTGCGCGAGAAGCTGGCGCTCGTGGCCTATGCCCTGATCGGCATCCGGGCCTGA
- a CDS encoding DUF4870 domain-containing protein, with product MSAPSSCIPESERTPALVTHLSPLLGFVLPGIGALLGPVAAWLYFRDRSRLLDEQGKEAVNFQISVWIYNTVIGLVAFGLFSLGVIGGAVGSAAGQPAAGAFAALGLFGAFLLFFLPVLLVLALLPLILMLMAVIHVSGGRPYRYPLTLRLLR from the coding sequence ATGAGCGCCCCGTCCTCCTGCATTCCTGAATCCGAGCGCACGCCGGCCCTGGTGACGCACCTTTCTCCACTGCTGGGTTTTGTGCTGCCGGGGATCGGCGCGCTGCTGGGGCCGGTGGCGGCGTGGCTGTACTTCCGTGACCGGAGCCGACTCCTGGACGAGCAGGGCAAGGAAGCGGTGAATTTTCAGATCAGTGTATGGATCTATAACACGGTCATTGGCCTGGTGGCCTTTGGGTTGTTCAGCCTGGGCGTGATCGGCGGGGCGGTGGGCAGCGCTGCCGGGCAGCCGGCCGCCGGAGCGTTTGCTGCGCTGGGACTGTTCGGCGCCTTCCTGCTGTTTTTTCTACCGGTTCTGCTGGTGCTTGCCCTGCTGCCGCTGATCCTGATGCTGATGGCGGTAATTCACGTGAGTGGTGGCAGGCCCTACCGCTACCCGCTGACGCTGCGCCTGTTGCGCTGA
- the topA gene encoding type I DNA topoisomerase has protein sequence MARTLVIVESPAKARTIEKYLGKGYAVESSIGHIRDLPKSASDIPEKYKGKAWARLGLDIENDFQPLYVVAPDKRQHVAKLRKLAADADEIILATDDDREGESIAWHLFQELKPKVPVKRMVFHEITKEAIQAAIAHPRQIDTNLVEAQEARRALDRLYGYEVSPVLWKKVAPKLSAGRVQSVATRMLVERERERMRFVSATWWDLLVTGKTGDGQTFPARLTDVGGQRLAAGKDFDPLTGRLKEGAAVRLLTEAEAQALTAGLTGQALTVTSAEEKPFTQRPYAPFITSTLQQEGSRKLGFAATRTMRAAQKLYEGGYITYMRTDSTNLSVEAVTAARTQVTQMYGPAFLHPQPRVYAKKAKNAQEAHEAIRPAGSSFRTPDSLRGELGGDEWRLYDLIWKRTVASQMADARGRSLRVRLGGQAQGGETVGLSASGRTIDFPGFLRAYVEGSDDPNAALEDRDTPLPPLKEGQQVTAETVRPESHETQPPARYTEASLVQALEAAGIGRPSTYASILGTIQDRGYATKKGQALVPTWTAFATSALLEHHFGKLVDYDFTARMEEDLDDIAGGRASRVPYLRRFYLGDEGQGMALKPLIDRQMGEIDARGIATIHVPKLDGTGIEVRVGRYGPYMQRGEDKANLPEGLVPDELTAEVAEDLMSRPSGDRVIGTDEASGHPVVARAGRYGPYVTLGDSNPPVRSASLFPGDDLNTLTMERALRLLSLPRLVGVSEGEEVWAMNGKYGPYLKRGGDSRSLNSHEELFTVGLHEAEALFMQPRFRARGVAAAPLRTFEFEGRPPILLKSGRFGPYLTDGERNATLRKGEDEDNLTPERALEILEERGKEPKKKAGKSPSRKASVKPAAGKSAKAGSSTKKPAAKKPAAKKAGAKGPASKSSAAKTPLTWAELKPHLGVLSEQERELVTATREQGRKVDEVAPGLGLDVKKAKGMALQASKKLNQAARGE, from the coding sequence ATGGCCAGAACCTTAGTGATCGTCGAGTCGCCCGCCAAGGCGAGAACCATTGAGAAGTATCTCGGGAAGGGATACGCGGTGGAGTCGTCCATCGGACACATCCGCGACCTGCCCAAGAGCGCTTCGGACATCCCCGAAAAATACAAGGGCAAGGCCTGGGCCCGGCTTGGGCTGGACATCGAAAACGACTTCCAGCCGCTGTATGTGGTCGCTCCTGACAAGCGTCAGCATGTGGCCAAGCTGCGCAAGCTGGCCGCTGACGCCGACGAGATCATCCTCGCGACCGACGATGACCGCGAAGGGGAGAGCATTGCCTGGCACTTGTTCCAGGAACTCAAGCCCAAGGTGCCGGTCAAGCGCATGGTGTTTCACGAGATCACCAAGGAAGCCATCCAGGCAGCCATTGCGCACCCACGTCAGATCGATACGAATCTGGTCGAGGCCCAGGAAGCCCGCCGGGCCCTGGACCGCCTGTACGGGTACGAAGTCAGCCCGGTGCTGTGGAAAAAGGTTGCGCCCAAACTGAGCGCCGGCCGGGTTCAGAGCGTGGCGACCCGCATGCTCGTCGAGCGCGAGCGCGAGCGCATGCGTTTTGTCAGTGCTACCTGGTGGGACCTGCTGGTGACCGGCAAAACAGGCGACGGTCAGACCTTCCCTGCCCGGCTGACTGATGTGGGTGGTCAGCGCCTCGCCGCCGGCAAGGACTTCGACCCCCTGACCGGCCGCCTGAAGGAAGGCGCAGCCGTGCGGCTGCTGACCGAAGCTGAAGCCCAGGCGCTGACCGCCGGCCTGACCGGTCAGGCGCTGACCGTCACCAGCGCTGAGGAAAAGCCCTTTACGCAGCGGCCCTATGCGCCGTTCATCACCTCGACCCTGCAGCAGGAAGGCAGCCGCAAGCTGGGCTTCGCGGCCACACGCACCATGCGCGCCGCACAGAAGCTGTACGAGGGCGGGTACATCACCTATATGCGTACCGACAGCACCAACCTGAGTGTCGAAGCAGTCACGGCGGCACGCACCCAGGTCACGCAGATGTACGGTCCTGCCTTCCTGCACCCGCAGCCGCGCGTGTACGCCAAGAAGGCCAAGAATGCCCAGGAGGCGCACGAGGCGATCCGCCCGGCCGGCAGCAGTTTCCGTACCCCTGACAGCCTGCGCGGTGAACTGGGTGGAGACGAATGGCGGCTGTACGACCTGATCTGGAAGCGTACTGTGGCTTCCCAGATGGCCGACGCCAGGGGCCGCAGCCTGCGGGTGCGCCTGGGCGGTCAGGCTCAGGGAGGTGAAACGGTCGGTCTGAGTGCTTCCGGGCGGACCATTGATTTCCCTGGATTCCTGCGGGCCTACGTTGAAGGCAGTGACGATCCCAATGCTGCCCTGGAAGACCGTGACACGCCCCTGCCTCCTCTGAAGGAGGGCCAGCAGGTGACGGCCGAAACCGTCAGGCCCGAGAGCCACGAGACCCAGCCGCCAGCCCGCTATACCGAGGCCAGCCTGGTGCAGGCGCTCGAAGCTGCAGGCATCGGCCGACCCAGCACCTACGCCAGCATCCTGGGCACCATTCAGGACCGCGGCTACGCCACCAAGAAGGGTCAGGCACTGGTGCCGACCTGGACCGCATTTGCTACCAGCGCCCTCCTGGAACACCACTTCGGCAAGCTGGTGGATTACGACTTCACGGCGCGCATGGAAGAGGACCTGGACGACATTGCCGGTGGACGGGCCAGCCGGGTGCCGTACCTTCGGCGCTTCTACCTGGGAGATGAAGGTCAGGGCATGGCACTCAAGCCCCTGATCGACCGCCAGATGGGTGAGATCGACGCCCGTGGGATCGCGACCATCCACGTGCCCAAGCTGGACGGCACGGGCATCGAGGTGCGGGTGGGCCGTTACGGCCCGTACATGCAGCGTGGCGAGGACAAAGCGAACCTGCCTGAGGGTCTGGTTCCTGATGAGCTGACGGCTGAGGTTGCCGAAGATCTGATGAGCCGGCCCAGTGGCGACCGCGTGATCGGCACCGATGAGGCCAGCGGGCATCCGGTGGTCGCCCGTGCCGGGCGCTACGGCCCCTACGTGACCCTGGGCGACAGCAACCCACCTGTGCGGAGCGCCAGTCTGTTTCCTGGCGACGACCTGAATACCCTGACCATGGAGCGTGCCCTGCGCCTGCTGAGCCTGCCGCGTCTGGTCGGTGTCAGTGAGGGCGAAGAGGTCTGGGCCATGAACGGAAAGTACGGTCCGTACCTCAAGCGGGGTGGGGACAGCCGCAGCCTCAACAGCCACGAGGAACTGTTCACCGTAGGGCTTCACGAGGCCGAAGCGCTGTTCATGCAGCCACGTTTCCGGGCTCGTGGCGTGGCGGCCGCGCCGTTGCGCACCTTCGAGTTTGAAGGCCGGCCACCCATCCTGCTGAAATCGGGGCGGTTTGGTCCCTACCTGACCGACGGCGAGCGCAACGCCACCCTGCGCAAAGGCGAGGACGAGGACAACCTGACCCCAGAACGCGCCCTGGAAATTCTCGAGGAGCGCGGCAAGGAACCCAAGAAGAAGGCTGGCAAGTCCCCTTCACGCAAGGCTTCCGTCAAACCTGCAGCCGGGAAGTCTGCCAAGGCGGGAAGCAGTACCAAAAAGCCAGCAGCCAAGAAACCGGCTGCCAAGAAGGCAGGCGCAAAGGGCCCAGCCAGCAAATCATCAGCAGCCAAAACCCCACTAACCTGGGCCGAACTCAAGCCGCATCTGGGCGTGCTTTCTGAGCAGGAGCGTGAGCTGGTTACGGCAACCCGCGAGCAGGGCCGCAAGGTAGACGAGGTAGCGCCGGGCCTCGGGCTGGACGTCAAGAAAGCCAAAGGAATGGCGCTGCAGGCCAGCAAGAAGCTCAATCAGGCAGCGCGCGGAGAGTAA
- a CDS encoding MFS transporter, whose protein sequence is MTPSPVQPAPDGDSWRTFLRLWASQALSVLGSGLSGFALNIYLTQTMFPLENQRAQLAGALSLTALGWTVAAIAGGPLAGALADRWDRRRMMITCDVLGAALLLGLTGLILAGTPPVWALVVFTTLLGLVGTFHGSAFDTSYSALVPRERLPRANGMMQTLWSLSGLLSPALAALLIGLPALARKSDGPQWLSGWSNGVPLALLIDAVSFGVAALVIWRLSLPSPKRADLQGPAAQNTSLGQDMRFGWSYIFARRPLLHLLLTFAVVNLMTSGVGVLHPLLVKFTLVGDIQTQGLSTETALATLWTAMSAGGLVGGLLISVWGGLKRQRVLGVLVPMVLAGAAHALSGAAGTLYLTAACIAAFGLMTPIMNAHSQSIWQSQVPPEMQGRVFSVRRLIAQFTSPLATAAAGLLGAHTSPGLILLWSGVVMLAVSGLQLLNPALRRVDELPAVSRPAEAMG, encoded by the coding sequence ATGACGCCCTCACCTGTCCAGCCAGCTCCAGATGGGGACAGCTGGCGCACCTTTCTGCGCCTGTGGGCCTCGCAAGCGCTCAGTGTGCTGGGCAGTGGCCTGAGCGGCTTCGCCCTGAACATCTACCTGACCCAGACCATGTTTCCCCTGGAAAACCAGCGGGCGCAGCTGGCGGGCGCACTGTCGCTGACGGCCCTGGGCTGGACGGTTGCGGCAATCGCGGGTGGTCCGCTGGCCGGGGCACTGGCAGACCGTTGGGACCGCCGGCGCATGATGATCACCTGTGATGTGCTGGGCGCCGCATTGCTCCTGGGCCTGACCGGCCTGATCCTGGCGGGCACCCCTCCGGTCTGGGCACTGGTCGTCTTTACCACACTGCTGGGCCTGGTCGGTACCTTTCACGGCTCAGCTTTCGACACCAGCTATTCGGCCCTGGTGCCGCGTGAACGGCTGCCGCGAGCCAACGGCATGATGCAGACGCTCTGGAGTCTTTCGGGGTTGCTGAGCCCCGCACTGGCGGCGCTGCTGATCGGTCTACCGGCTCTGGCGCGCAAAAGTGATGGGCCTCAGTGGCTGTCCGGCTGGAGCAATGGGGTGCCCCTGGCCCTGCTGATCGACGCGGTGTCTTTCGGTGTGGCTGCGCTGGTGATCTGGCGTCTGTCGCTGCCCAGCCCGAAGCGAGCCGACCTGCAGGGCCCGGCTGCGCAGAACACCAGCCTGGGACAGGACATGCGGTTTGGATGGAGCTACATTTTTGCCCGTCGTCCGCTGCTGCACCTGCTGCTGACCTTCGCCGTGGTGAACCTGATGACCAGTGGGGTCGGGGTGCTGCACCCCCTGCTGGTGAAGTTCACGCTGGTGGGTGACATCCAGACTCAGGGCCTGAGCACCGAGACTGCCCTGGCGACCCTATGGACTGCCATGAGTGCGGGTGGGCTGGTGGGCGGCCTGTTGATCAGCGTGTGGGGAGGCCTGAAACGGCAGCGGGTGCTGGGCGTGCTGGTTCCCATGGTGCTCGCCGGCGCTGCGCACGCCCTGAGTGGCGCAGCCGGAACCCTGTACCTGACAGCCGCATGTATCGCGGCGTTCGGCCTTATGACGCCAATCATGAATGCCCACTCGCAGAGCATCTGGCAGTCGCAGGTTCCCCCTGAAATGCAGGGCCGGGTCTTCAGTGTCCGGCGCCTGATCGCCCAGTTCACCTCACCGCTGGCCACGGCAGCCGCTGGCTTACTGGGAGCGCATACCTCTCCAGGCCTGATCCTGCTGTGGAGTGGCGTGGTGATGCTGGCAGTATCTGGCCTGCAACTGCTGAATCCGGCCCTGCGCCGGGTGGATGAGTTGCCTGCTGTGTCCAGGCCAGCAGAAGCAATGGGGTAG
- the rnhA gene encoding ribonuclease HI produces MTGKPSYRTSAAQKAQAAARDRLPIKAGIQPDVPVSGEEVELYSDGACDTTQGHGGWATILKYRGQELVLSGNEEATTNNRMELRGLLEGLKVLKRPCQVRVVTDSQYLRKAFTDGWILKWQRNGWKTAGGDPVKNRELWEELIAQARTHALTFIWVKGHAGHGENERVDVLAVQERTKLRAR; encoded by the coding sequence ATGACGGGCAAGCCCTCCTACCGCACCAGCGCCGCGCAAAAAGCGCAGGCGGCTGCCCGTGACCGCCTGCCGATCAAGGCCGGAATTCAGCCTGACGTGCCGGTCTCCGGCGAAGAGGTTGAACTGTACAGTGACGGTGCCTGTGATACGACCCAGGGCCACGGCGGCTGGGCCACCATCCTGAAGTACAGGGGTCAGGAACTCGTGCTGAGCGGCAACGAGGAAGCCACGACCAACAACCGCATGGAGTTGCGCGGTCTGCTTGAAGGCCTGAAAGTCCTCAAGCGGCCCTGTCAGGTACGGGTGGTCACAGACAGTCAGTATCTGCGTAAGGCCTTTACGGATGGCTGGATTCTGAAATGGCAGCGCAATGGCTGGAAGACAGCCGGAGGTGATCCGGTAAAGAACCGCGAATTGTGGGAGGAGCTGATTGCGCAGGCGCGAACGCACGCCCTGACCTTTATCTGGGTCAAGGGACACGCCGGACACGGGGAAAACGAGCGGGTGGATGTGCTGGCCGTCCAGGAACGTACGAAACTGCGTGCGCGCTGA
- the murJ gene encoding murein biosynthesis integral membrane protein MurJ, with product MASAPRRSLGANTLIVMAGTLGSRLSGIVRQQIINVFDTALTDAFTVAVRVPNLLRELLAEGALVNSFIPVYKTLDDTERRRLAQVFSGVMIAVNLLLMALGILAAPWVVDLLTSTNSNVDRDLAVYMTRLVMPFLMLISLSSVAMGLLNADEHFRESSFAPVAFNVASIVALLLLPDTATWLAFGWLIGGVAQLVVQLPALRRFGLLPAPALGRHPALGRVLRQMAPFTLTAGARQILNVYVTRLLTNAGQFPAGTQTGYANAEALFTMANGLFVVSPVLALFPRFSERAAEKDWPAFRALTVQAIRTTTFFAAIMSALLLALAPYAVSLFNLERDFAPTKFEAGAGILSGWALALVPWAIVTVLLRTFYARERTREAVIVSAIGFVLEVVLYRLLVPSLGFMGFGISTTISGLLMAGALTFMYRRALGFPGREVAGHLLRVVPLAAASGLAAWAVSLVLPDPGFILPGLLGLAVAGGVGMGVYLTGALALRLPEVAGVMRRLKR from the coding sequence ATGGCCAGCGCGCCGCGCCGGTCTCTGGGGGCCAACACCCTGATTGTCATGGCCGGGACGCTTGGTTCGCGGCTTTCAGGGATTGTCCGGCAGCAGATCATCAATGTCTTTGATACAGCCCTGACTGACGCCTTTACCGTGGCAGTCAGGGTGCCCAACCTTCTGCGGGAACTGCTGGCCGAAGGAGCGCTGGTCAACTCGTTTATACCGGTGTATAAGACACTGGACGACACAGAGCGGCGGCGGCTCGCACAGGTCTTCAGCGGGGTGATGATCGCCGTGAACCTGCTGCTGATGGCTCTGGGAATCCTGGCCGCGCCCTGGGTGGTAGACCTGCTGACCTCGACGAATTCCAACGTGGACCGTGACCTGGCGGTGTACATGACCCGGCTGGTCATGCCCTTCCTGATGCTGATCAGTCTGTCCTCCGTTGCCATGGGTCTGTTAAACGCCGACGAACACTTTCGGGAAAGCAGCTTCGCCCCGGTCGCCTTCAATGTGGCCAGCATTGTGGCGCTGCTGCTGCTGCCGGATACGGCGACCTGGCTGGCGTTCGGCTGGCTTATCGGCGGGGTAGCGCAGCTGGTGGTGCAGCTTCCGGCGCTGCGGCGCTTCGGGCTCCTGCCGGCCCCAGCCCTGGGCCGGCATCCGGCTTTGGGCCGGGTGTTGCGGCAGATGGCTCCGTTTACCCTGACGGCAGGCGCACGGCAAATCCTCAATGTCTATGTCACGCGTCTGCTCACGAACGCCGGGCAGTTTCCGGCTGGAACCCAGACCGGCTACGCCAATGCCGAGGCCCTGTTTACCATGGCCAATGGACTGTTTGTCGTGTCACCAGTACTGGCGTTGTTTCCACGTTTCTCTGAGAGGGCGGCGGAGAAGGACTGGCCCGCATTCCGGGCTTTGACCGTGCAGGCCATCCGGACCACCACCTTTTTCGCCGCCATCATGAGTGCCCTGCTGCTGGCCCTGGCACCCTACGCCGTGAGTCTGTTCAACCTGGAGCGGGACTTCGCGCCCACCAAGTTCGAAGCCGGGGCAGGCATTCTGTCCGGCTGGGCGCTGGCTCTGGTGCCCTGGGCCATCGTGACGGTACTTCTGCGGACCTTCTATGCCCGTGAACGCACCCGCGAGGCCGTAATCGTCAGCGCTATAGGATTCGTGCTGGAAGTTGTGTTGTACAGGCTGCTGGTGCCCTCCCTGGGCTTTATGGGCTTCGGGATCAGCACCACCATCAGCGGCCTGCTGATGGCCGGAGCACTGACCTTTATGTACCGCCGCGCCCTAGGCTTTCCGGGACGTGAGGTGGCAGGCCACCTGTTGCGGGTGGTGCCCCTGGCAGCAGCATCGGGGCTGGCGGCATGGGCGGTTTCCCTGGTGTTGCCTGATCCCGGCTTTATCCTGCCTGGCCTGCTGGGCCTTGCTGTGGCCGGCGGTGTGGGTATGGGGGTCTACCTGACCGGAGCTCTGGCCCTGCGCCTGCCGGAAGTGGCCGGGGTCATGCGCCGTCTGAAACGCTGA
- a CDS encoding PIG-L deacetylase family protein has translation MRIMAVFAHPDDEIGCIGTLAKHTARGDEVMLVWTTLGELASQFGDQTHEEVTRVRREHGAWVAGKIGASHHFFDMGDSRMTGSRSEALQLARLYAQFRPNAVITWSDDHPHPDHRMTAKIAFDAITLARIPKIINEEGGGVPMAPAPDLGGSDGVDSGEDVRRLEAWREPVRFYQYHAPASPYPEVFTDITDTVEVAAEVMEYYQAFYRWTWNREQFLETRAVAGRLTGAKYAERFNLKASHLPARPYLH, from the coding sequence ATGCGAATCATGGCGGTCTTTGCCCACCCCGACGACGAGATCGGTTGTATCGGTACTCTGGCCAAGCACACGGCACGTGGAGATGAGGTCATGCTGGTGTGGACCACATTGGGCGAGCTGGCCAGCCAGTTTGGGGATCAGACGCACGAAGAGGTCACCCGCGTGCGGCGCGAGCACGGCGCCTGGGTGGCCGGCAAAATCGGCGCGTCCCATCACTTCTTCGACATGGGTGACAGCCGCATGACCGGCTCACGCAGTGAGGCCCTGCAACTGGCGCGGCTGTACGCGCAGTTCCGCCCCAACGCCGTAATTACCTGGAGCGACGATCATCCTCATCCGGACCACCGCATGACAGCGAAGATCGCCTTTGATGCGATCACGCTGGCACGCATTCCCAAGATCATCAACGAGGAAGGGGGTGGCGTCCCCATGGCGCCTGCCCCGGACCTGGGCGGAAGTGACGGCGTGGACAGCGGTGAGGACGTGCGCCGCCTGGAGGCCTGGAGGGAACCGGTGCGCTTCTATCAGTACCACGCACCGGCCAGCCCGTATCCGGAGGTGTTTACGGACATTACCGACACGGTGGAAGTCGCCGCTGAGGTGATGGAGTACTACCAGGCCTTCTACCGCTGGACCTGGAACCGCGAGCAGTTTCTGGAGACCCGCGCAGTGGCTGGTCGCCTGACCGGCGCGAAGTACGCCGAGCGGTTCAATCTGAAGGCCAGCCATCTGCCGGCCCGGCCTTATCTGCACTGA
- the pgm gene encoding phosphoglucomutase (alpha-D-glucose-1,6-bisphosphate-dependent), with protein sequence MTQSPLAGQPAPSSLLTNIPRLVSHYYETRPNVHDPLQRVSFGTSGHRGTSLGATFNEAHILAITQAVCEYRASAGIQGPLYMGLDTHALSEPAWMSALQVLAANGVRAHVQPGFFTPTPLVSHAILEYNRSGQADRADGIVITPSHNPPQDGGFKYNPPSGGPADTDVTKVIQARANAILENEMRDVHRLSLEDAMNALVPFDFVTPYVEALPQVVDLDAIRHSGVRLGVDPLGGSSLPVWQAIAARHNLNLTIVNKKVDPQFAFMSVDRDGKIRMDCSSPYAMASLLRLKDDFDVAVGNDPDADRHGIVTPDGLMNPNHYLAVMIDYLFQNRPGWSADAAIGKTLVSSALIDRVGAGIGRRVLEVPVGFKYFVEGLLDGSLGFGGEESAGASFLRMDGRAWSTDKDGIIPGLLAAEITAKTGQTPSQRFAELSARYGTTAYDRQDAPATSDQKKILAALSPEQVTATTLAGDPITARLTRAPGNNEAIGGLKVTTENAWFAARPSGTEDVYKIYAESFKGSDHLQQVMAEAREVVSAALAQ encoded by the coding sequence ATGACCCAGAGCCCACTTGCCGGACAGCCTGCGCCCTCGTCCCTGCTGACCAATATTCCGCGTCTTGTGTCTCATTACTACGAAACCCGTCCCAACGTCCACGACCCGCTGCAGCGCGTCAGTTTTGGCACCAGCGGGCACCGCGGCACCAGCCTGGGCGCAACGTTCAACGAAGCTCATATCCTGGCCATTACCCAGGCGGTCTGTGAGTACCGCGCCTCAGCCGGTATTCAGGGCCCTCTTTACATGGGCCTGGACACCCACGCGCTTTCAGAACCTGCCTGGATGAGTGCGCTGCAGGTGCTGGCTGCAAACGGAGTGCGTGCCCATGTCCAGCCGGGTTTTTTTACGCCCACGCCGCTGGTCAGCCACGCGATCCTCGAATACAACCGCTCCGGCCAGGCGGACAGGGCCGACGGCATCGTGATCACGCCCAGCCACAACCCACCCCAGGATGGCGGTTTCAAATACAACCCCCCCAGCGGAGGCCCCGCCGATACCGACGTGACAAAGGTTATTCAGGCCCGCGCCAACGCCATCCTGGAAAACGAGATGCGGGATGTGCACCGCCTCAGCCTGGAAGACGCCATGAACGCCCTGGTCCCCTTTGATTTCGTGACCCCGTATGTGGAGGCTCTGCCGCAGGTGGTGGACCTGGACGCGATCCGCCACAGCGGCGTGCGGCTGGGCGTGGACCCGCTGGGCGGCAGCAGCCTACCGGTGTGGCAGGCCATCGCGGCGCGCCACAACCTGAACCTGACCATCGTGAATAAAAAGGTCGACCCTCAGTTTGCGTTTATGAGCGTGGACAGGGACGGCAAGATCCGCATGGACTGCTCGAGTCCTTACGCTATGGCCAGCCTGCTGCGCCTGAAAGACGATTTCGACGTGGCAGTCGGCAATGATCCCGATGCTGACCGTCATGGAATCGTGACCCCGGATGGGCTGATGAATCCCAATCATTACCTCGCCGTCATGATCGACTACCTGTTCCAGAACCGGCCGGGATGGAGTGCAGACGCGGCGATCGGCAAGACACTGGTCAGCAGCGCCCTGATCGACCGGGTGGGCGCAGGCATCGGGCGGCGTGTGCTGGAAGTTCCGGTGGGCTTCAAATACTTTGTGGAGGGTCTGCTGGACGGCTCGCTGGGTTTCGGCGGCGAAGAGTCCGCTGGTGCCAGCTTCCTGCGGATGGATGGCCGCGCCTGGAGCACCGACAAGGACGGCATCATTCCTGGTCTACTGGCTGCCGAGATCACCGCCAAAACCGGTCAGACTCCCTCTCAGCGGTTTGCGGAGCTCAGCGCCCGGTACGGCACAACCGCCTACGACCGCCAGGACGCGCCTGCCACCTCGGATCAGAAGAAGATCCTGGCCGCCCTGTCGCCCGAGCAGGTGACCGCCACCACGCTGGCCGGTGACCCCATCACGGCCCGGCTGACCCGCGCTCCCGGCAACAATGAAGCTATTGGAGGCCTGAAGGTCACCACTGAGAACGCCTGGTTTGCCGCCCGGCCCAGCGGCACCGAGGACGTCTACAAGATCTATGCCGAGAGCTTCAAGGGTAGCGACCATCTGCAGCAGGTCATGGCTGAAGCGCGCGAAGTGGTCAGCGCGGCACTGGCCCAGTGA